The following are encoded together in the Acaryochloris thomasi RCC1774 genome:
- the cimA gene encoding citramalate synthase, with the protein MPQSEKVWIYDTTLRDGAQTEGLSLSIEDKLKISLQLDRLGVPFIEGGWPGANPKDIQFFQRLQENPLQQAELVPFCSTRRPGLTAAEDPLLRPILAAQTRWVTLFGKSWDLHVTTGLKTTLDENLAMIADSISYLSRQDRCIIYDAEHWFDGYKNNRAYALETLRVAIASGTQWIVLCDTNGGTLPHEISSIVDEVSQAMQPWQEKAGHDVQLGIHTHNDSGTAVANAIAAVQQGAAMVQGTINGYGERCGNANLCTLIPNLQLKLGYDCLPPDQLSGLTPASRLISEIANLAPDEHAPFVGLSAFAHKGGIHVSAVQKDPRTYEHVTPDVVGNRRRIVISDQAGLSNVLEKASLFGLTLDKAHPASRQILQELKTLEHQGYQFEAAEASFELLIRQALDQRPSFFDLQGFDVLCRTHDVPQNYAACSNSSVLATVSVKVGDQRILTAAEGNGPVSALDSALRKALVAFYPAMVEFHLTDYKVRILDGHTGTSAKTRVLVDFTNGHQRWTTVGVSTNIIQASYQAVTEGIEYGLLRQSQQAEAELKSTPLPLAT; encoded by the coding sequence ATGCCTCAATCTGAAAAGGTTTGGATTTACGATACGACGCTGCGCGATGGCGCTCAGACCGAGGGGTTGTCGTTATCCATTGAGGATAAGCTGAAGATCTCGCTTCAGCTTGATCGTTTAGGTGTGCCCTTTATTGAAGGTGGGTGGCCAGGCGCGAATCCAAAGGATATCCAATTCTTTCAGCGACTGCAGGAGAATCCGCTGCAGCAGGCTGAATTGGTGCCTTTCTGTTCGACTCGACGGCCTGGACTGACAGCGGCAGAGGATCCGCTATTGCGTCCTATTTTGGCTGCACAGACCCGCTGGGTTACGCTTTTCGGGAAGTCTTGGGACTTGCACGTCACCACGGGCTTAAAGACGACGCTAGATGAGAATCTAGCGATGATTGCTGATTCAATTAGCTATCTAAGCCGTCAAGATCGCTGCATTATCTACGATGCAGAGCATTGGTTTGATGGCTATAAAAATAATCGAGCCTATGCTCTAGAGACTTTGAGAGTTGCGATCGCATCCGGCACCCAGTGGATTGTCCTTTGCGACACCAACGGCGGTACTCTACCCCATGAGATTTCAAGTATTGTCGATGAAGTGTCCCAAGCCATGCAGCCCTGGCAAGAAAAAGCAGGACACGACGTTCAACTTGGCATTCATACCCATAACGATTCGGGGACTGCGGTAGCCAATGCGATCGCAGCCGTCCAGCAGGGTGCAGCTATGGTGCAGGGCACCATCAACGGCTATGGCGAACGCTGCGGCAACGCCAATCTCTGTACGTTAATCCCCAATCTCCAGCTCAAGCTGGGTTACGACTGTCTGCCACCGGATCAGCTCAGTGGCTTGACGCCCGCCAGTCGATTGATCAGCGAGATTGCCAATTTAGCGCCCGATGAACACGCTCCCTTCGTTGGCCTATCAGCCTTTGCTCATAAAGGCGGCATCCACGTGAGTGCTGTTCAGAAAGATCCGCGCACCTATGAGCACGTCACCCCAGACGTTGTCGGTAACCGCCGTCGCATCGTTATTTCAGATCAGGCCGGGCTGAGCAACGTCCTAGAAAAGGCCAGCCTATTTGGTTTGACCTTAGACAAAGCCCACCCCGCCAGTCGTCAGATTCTTCAAGAACTCAAAACTTTAGAGCATCAAGGTTATCAGTTTGAAGCGGCTGAAGCCAGCTTTGAGTTACTGATTCGTCAAGCTCTTGACCAGCGTCCTTCTTTCTTTGACCTACAGGGCTTTGACGTACTCTGTCGCACCCATGATGTACCCCAAAACTATGCAGCCTGCAGCAATAGTTCAGTGCTGGCCACCGTTAGTGTCAAAGTCGGAGACCAAAGAATTCTGACTGCAGCCGAAGGTAATGGCCCCGTTTCAGCTCTGGATTCTGCGCTCCGAAAAGCCTTGGTGGCGTTTTACCCCGCAATGGTGGAGTTCCATCTCACTGATTACAAGGTGCGGATTTTAGACGGTCATACAGGAACGTCTGCCAAGACCCGAGTACTAGTGGACTTTACCAACGGACATCAGCGTTGGACCACAGTGGGCGTTTCCACTAATATCATTCAGGCTTCTTATCAAGCGGTGACAGAAGGGATTGAGTATGGGCTGCTGCGGCAGAGCCAACAGGCGGAGGCTGAACTCAAATCTACGCCTTTGCCGCTGGCGACATAA
- a CDS encoding protein-tyrosine phosphatase family protein — MYKFSAAINTERFVFGSAQPGYTEPQIEQWIEFMQDQNIQRVCCLLPTDQLSKYSTDLLNTYRQTFEHRQVCWAPIKDFRYANPDVLIYQILPFLMIAKQKQEKVVIHCSGGIGRTGHILAAWLVAEHGFSSQSAISAIKQSGRNPHEAVVAAPLKGRSPRKVAAELDMLLNKCSNFQHELS; from the coding sequence ATGTACAAATTTAGTGCGGCTATCAATACTGAACGTTTTGTGTTCGGTTCTGCTCAACCTGGATACACCGAACCCCAGATCGAGCAGTGGATTGAGTTTATGCAAGACCAAAACATTCAACGCGTCTGCTGCCTATTGCCAACAGACCAGCTCAGCAAGTATTCAACAGACTTACTGAACACGTATCGACAGACTTTTGAGCATCGTCAAGTCTGTTGGGCACCGATTAAAGACTTTCGGTATGCTAATCCAGATGTTCTCATCTATCAAATTTTGCCGTTTTTGATGATCGCCAAACAGAAGCAAGAAAAAGTTGTGATTCATTGTTCTGGCGGTATTGGTCGAACAGGACATATCTTAGCGGCTTGGCTCGTGGCTGAGCACGGATTTTCTAGTCAATCTGCGATCTCTGCGATCAAGCAATCTGGTCGAAATCCTCATGAAGCGGTTGTTGCAGCCCCGCTCAAAGGTCGAAGCCCTCGAAAAGTCGCCGCAGAACTCGATATGCTGCTGAACAAGTGTAGTAACTTCCAACACGAATTAAGTTAA